From the Drosophila simulans strain w501 chromosome 2L, Prin_Dsim_3.1, whole genome shotgun sequence genome, the window CTCAGCGGGATGTGAGTTTGTGGAAGctttaattaaagaaataatcaaGGGGAGTTGGTTCCCAGTAATATATCAAAATCTCCTTCTGCTCCGATTGAACATTGGGGTGTGAAGAATGTTGGTTAGAGGGACGAGGAATTGATTAATGAATGGGGAAAGTAGCCAAAAGGtttctaaaatattattagaGGGTCAGCTAAGAAATAAAGCAGAACAAGTACTACATTTTGTTCAAGAAAATCCGTTAAATTCCACAAATTGTAAGTGTTTAATACATGAactctcttttattttcttcccACACATCTCACTATGGAATTTTTCCGTCTTTATGACTCATATTGTGATTTCACTGCGGTTCCaagtttatattaattttatggcAGAGTCTCCTTCCAAGGCTGCCAGAATCAGGATTTCCGTAAGATATCAAAAGGAGGAAGGAAAGGTCGCCTTTGGCCAAATCATTCTCATCCTTAAACTTTGGCtgaatttttaaagagttCATCAGCTGAGTGCAATCAGCTCGTTGAAGTTTCTTATTTCCGAGGGAAATAAACCAAACAGAACCACAAGCACAAAGCCAGAAAAAACACCGAGGAAAGCAAGAGAAgaggaaattaattaacaattgaGGCTatgaaaatgcaatgaaaatggaTGAAAGGCATATTGCAAATGCGTTTTTAGTGgcaacaaagaaacaaaaaaacacaaatgacTCATAATAAACAGCCAACAGCAATTAAAGAACACTTTATTGGCGACTGAAATACTTTCCAACCAACCCAAGTGCAAGGAAGTGAGGACAGAAACGTCGGAAAAGGATAACACAAGCTCCCACTgcttaatttatgattttttaataGCAACCACTAACTTGTGGGCGGGTCAaacggggcgtggcagatTTCGTTGTCCGTTCTTGACGCAATTACGGAATCAGGGAAATTTaattgctgctgcagtggagCGACGAGGAAGGTCCTTGGAGGAGAATGGCAGGAGGAGATTGGGCGGTGGTCTCCATCGTCTGCGGCTGTTTACCAGTTGATTATCGTCCTTGTCGGCTGTCTCCGCTGTTTGCCTGCTCCTGTTTGTGACGTGGATAGTTCGTGGTTGTCTTGGTGGATCCTGCGGATTGAAACCCGGCCATTGTTTGTCAGTTTCCCCTGCAGTCAAGCTGCACACAGAGCTTTAGTTTATTCTTTAGTGGAGCAGTCCTgttaaaaacttaaatgatTGTACCTGgttaatattcaatattaacGGATACTTTTTATGAAATTCGGATAACACTTTTTCACTTAAATCGTAGTAACAGCTACATACATCTCTCACCTTTTACCTCTCATCCGAATCCAATTTGGAATGCAAAGCAAACCCGCATGACATTTCATATATGGTATCCTCGTTGGAGGCCTTCGTCCTTTTGTCCATACCAATGTTTGCCAATTTGGTCAGAATGCTGCAGCTGACCAGATGAAATCCCCGAGCACATCTACGCTTTTCATTTAACCCCCTGCTAATTCCCATAGCCGTGATTTGCAAACACTTTAAATATGCCAGAGAGCGTGGAAACAGGAAACCGGCTGGGATACCAGCTCCCCAAAAATTCCATAACCCATTTCCCCTTCAATCCTCTTGTGGATGGGGCCGAATTAGTGAAGGGCAGTCAGGGATTAAGGACTCGCCAGCAGAGAGAATTAAAGGGTGGGAAAGGAGCTCTCACACTCATAacagttttaatatttgcatttttgcagtGAGTGCTGGAATGCCCAAAACCATATATAAGTCCATATCGAAGTGAATGTCGATAAATTATTCATATGTGGAAGTGCAGCAGGAAGCCCGTTGCACTGCCCTTACATTAACAATACCAGCAGCATCTATCCACGCCCCCATTTCGGCAGTAGGCGCAATATCCTTCCGTTTTCGAGGTTTGCCAATTGAACCGGAAGTGAAATTACGGGGGGAGAGCAGAAGGATATTCGAGAGACGAAAATTGCGGTTGAGCAGCGATTAAAGCGCCTCGAATGCATTGAGTGTTAATTCCACTCTCATAATGGGAGATAATTATTTTGAGGAGGGGGTCAATTAAGAGGATATGTCTGCAGTTTGATTTACCGCCCATCCTCAACCAACACTCAATATTTGCCTTGGCCTACAATGAAAATGCTCTGCAACTTTATTGCTCCTCGAACGGTTTCCATACCATTTCCCTTCACCACTTGCGCTCGAGGATCTCAATCCGCCAAGCAGGTCAAGTGAAATGCTCTACAAACTTTTCTTTCTCCCAGAGCCTTCCGTTTTCCCACTTTTCTTTTCCACACACAACACATCAAACTGGGAACACACAATGGAGCTCTGAGAGGGAGAAAGTGGACCTGGCGACCTGATTTTTGGGCTTCTCCTACTTGGACACGTTCTGATGCAGATGTACATATGTCTACGATGTCGGAGGATTTATGCCACGCCTACTGCGCCTTCGTTTTCAGGCTAACCTCCACTCTCAATTTTATGCAGAATTTGCCAGCATTGTTTCAATGAAATTTTTTGATAAATGCTGCCAATTAAGTGAAAGCTTGACAGGAAACGGATTTTCCAGGAAacaggaaaatgggaaagggGCTGGGAGCAGTGGGCTCACATATCGATTCCATTCGGATTCGGACTGCGGATGGTGTTGGTCTGCCATGGGGATTTGGCCTTAAATGCTCCTCATTTATTTTAACACCCAGCAAGAGTCGAAGCCCCAAAGCTCAAACGTAATTCGAGTTCACTGCGAGAAATGGCTCGCGAGAAAAGAATAtatgaattcaatttaatagGAGTTGATATCACATGCTTTTTCTCCTGCATACTTAACACATTTTCTCTCGGTGTACTGAAGGTGTTCTGCTGGATATTTTTCTACTTTGAGCCACCGCCTGGGGCGTAAATATCTGATTAGGCTCCAGCCCACAAAAGCAGCTCCCCATATTCCTCtgcaattttttcttttctaggGAACCGAACAAAGGCCACAAAGAAAATGGTGAAAATAATCTTGGGCAACATCTGGAGGAAAAGCGAGGGAAAACAGGAGTCGAATGCTCCCTTTACGATTGAGGACAAGGTTAAGCATTCGGCAGTAAAATGGCAACTTATTGTTTGGAATTGCCCGGAAAACAAAGGGAAGGTGGAAAATGCTTGGGGTTTCCTTTGGGAAAATCATTCGGGAGTGGGAAAACTGCTGTTTTCaggaaatattgaaaatgttcgACCAATCACATGGGTCATTCTGTATGTAACCTGGACAATTAGTTGCTCTATTGATATCTGTGGCTTGATGGAAGGTCTGGAATGTCTGCCTTACTTCGCCCCTTGGTTTGTCCCCTATAAAAGTATCCACTGACATGGTCCTGTTTCCAACATCCTTATGAACTGCTGTGGTTGCTGTGGTCATCCTGACACTCCACTTCAGTTGTGCTCACTCTAGTTGTAGTTGTCTGCGTCCGTTATCCTTTGTCCTGGTTTGCAGCTTCTTTGTGTGGTTTTCTAATAACAGATGAAAATAATTTGAGGTTGTTATATTAGAGATAactatttaattgcattagcTGCTAAACATAGTTAAATGAAATTAGAATCCATGTATAAAAGGATGTTGCTGCGGAGTgagttaatcaaggaccaagtaCTTAGGCAGAATTAAGTGGTGTTGAGTTGGTGTTGGattaatcaaattcaaattgagttCAGCAGAGCAATCAGGTTGAGCTGATCAGGAAATTCACTTCGATATATTAGTCTGTTCGGGTTCACTTTCTCAAAAATCGTTCTGTTTCTGCTTGCATAACTCAATTCGCATTATTCGCAATCTGTTTGAACAGGCTAAAGAGGAGCTGAATCCTTCCAAGCGAGTGCACAAAATCCTCTTGTGCCCAACAAAGCATCCGTTTGGCAAATTTATATCTATAAATTTCGTTGTTTGCTGATCCCATTCCTCAGCAGTCAACCATAAATAACATAATCCATATAAGCACATATACctttttttgtgaaatttcAACAATTGAAGCtttgaatgcattttgtgTTCTAGTTGGGAGTTTCCAGTTCTATTTTCCCTTTCCAATTCGATTATCCCTTTTTTTCATCCGGATGTTTCTCTACCTCGGCTGAGTTCTACGGTTGAATTTTCCTggcgaaatatttaaatttgtattcatCGAGgtgcaataaataaactcggcacataaatcattttagCAGCAACTTAAGCTCGGAAAACGGAATTTTCGCCGGCTATCTTACATTTCTCAGCTTCACacgcaaaatgaaaataaggCCAAGTGAAAAATGCTGTGTCGAAGCGGTGAGTACCCTACATATTAtatgatatttatattaaatgcaAGAAATCAAATAGATTCCAATGTtgaatatgaatttttaaCTACAAGGGTATACTTTTATCTGGAGTTTATTTCTGATGAAATTACCAATCAAATTCACTGAATTAGCAGACGTGGCTATTCTACTTCAAGTCTTATGGCTcccataaaacatatttaacgCTTCTCCGGCTGGTTCAAAGCTAAAGGATTTCAAGGATGCCCCGGAGCAAGGGTATATAAATTTCGTTGGCTAAGGACACCTTGGGGAGAGATTCAAGACGATTGCCGAGACGGGTTGGAGCGCAAGActaattggccaaaaacaataaaactcaACTCCTTTAAAACGGAGCAAACATTTGACTCGCACTCTCCTCTCCGCttaaagttttggccaaatgtttgCCAGTCCATTTATAAATCCGTGCAGCTCTTGCTGCCCTATGTGCCCAGGGGATTTTTCCCGAACAGGACAAAGCAAATATTGAAACTATAAAGCGTTCGCTTCTTGCTCTCTCGCCCCCTCTCTGTCTCGCACCCTCTATCTGTCTCTTTCGCCGGCTCCATAAGTGTGCTCTGCGTAAGTCTGCCATAATCCTAAAAAAGTTTTGCTGGTGAGTGGGTTAAAAGTAAGAGCAAACTGCGAGTGCGAGTACATGGTACATAAGCGGCTTATGCCATTAGTTCGGAATCGCAGTTAGACCACCTGCATACCGTCCACCCATCCCATATATCCCTCAAAGTTCCGCCCGCCGGTGGTCCACTCCATTGGCATCTGCCAAGTCATGCGGCAAACTTTTAAAGACTTGCCCGGCGGCAGTGGCCACTAATTGGCAGAACTTCGACGTGCAAAATCAAAAGTTATAACTCACAGATAATTGGTGGGGCTGCTGCCACATCCAGAACTTATTGACGGCACTTCTTCGTTTAGGATGAGCCCCTAAGGATTGGCTTCGAGCCAGTTTAGGTGCAGCTGAAGGGATGCTCGCCAAGCTTCTAAAAGTTAATATCTTTAATTCTAGGAGTAGTAACTAATATTCCTAGTAAAGAGTAAGCAATGTAGCGCGATCTTTATTCATTtgttgtgaaattaaaaacctaAAGTGCACAATGACAGAACGGCTCCAGCAGGGGATTATCGATGCAGTCGTTGTTCCTGTTGCCTTCGCCCCCCATGCGGACCACTTCCCCAACGACGGAGAGCTTGCTGCCCTGCCTGCGGGTCATGCCCTCGAAGTAGGCGTTCCCCGGCTTTGCTTTCAATCGCACCACGATGTCCCTGTCCTCGTACTTTTGCTTCTTCCAGAAGGGTCCTTTTTCGGGGTACACGTTCTTGTGCCCGTTCTCGATGTAGAAGTCATTGTCCCTCTGGGGAGCCGCATAATAGGCACTCTCGATCGAGTCCAACTGAAGGGGTATGCAAACGGGGTACTCCGCCATCAACTGATTCACGTAATCGATGATAATGCTGGCCGATTTTGTCACCACTCGGTTGCTCTCGGGAATGGAAATCTGCTTGTGGCACAGACAGAACTTACTCGGGATGTGGGAAGTGTTGCAGTTCCTCCAAGGTGGAATGGGTAAGAAGAGACTAACGGCCCGGGGGGTTTGAGAACCCTTCAGCTTCCACAATTCTTCAGTCTTCTGCGTGATGGACGTATCCTCTAAGGAACTTGGATCCAAGATATGCTTCAAGGTCTCGTAAAGGTCGTATGTGGTTACCAGGCTGTGGGCATTGCCAACTAGGCTTTTAATGGCCATGGGGTACTTAAATCCCATCCACTTCGGATACATAACGGACAAGAACGGCTGACTGTCCTCTATCATACCCTGGAAACTACTGCGAAAGAGACCCCATCTCAAGCCGTGGTCCGACATAAAGAATATTATGGTGTTGTTGGTTATGCCGGCGTCGTCGAGGCTCCTCAGCAATCGCTCGAATCTTCCATCCGCCAGGCGGGGGGAGTTGAAGAACTCGTGGAAGCCATTGGCCCACCAGTAGAAGGAGAAGAAGGGATAGCGCTGCGTGTGGGGCAGCAGCCTATCGTTCATCTCCAAGAGGATATCCATGAAGGCCCTTTCGCCCATGCAATGAGTATCTGATACGGAACTGGCCTGCCTTTTGATATAGAGATCCACCATGAAGTCGTGCAAGTTGTTATCCGTGGTCGGACGCTTGAATCCGGGCTTGCCGAAGTAGAACATGGAGTATATTGCCATGTCCTCGGCGAAACTGGTATTGTAACCGGCCCTCTTGAACTCCTTCCAAATCAGCGGCAGGTTATCCATACATTCCTGCCGCACCCAATAAGCCTCGGACTCTGCCGCACTGAGGCCCGTCAGCAAAGCTATCAAGTTTGGATAGGTATTGGTGCCGATCTTGTTGAAGCCCCAGAACTCCACCTGCGACATGTTCTGGCGCATATAGCGCACGGTCCTCGGCATCTGGCGCAGCAAATTGAGATGCGAAACAGAGTCCAGACCCAAAATCATCACAGAAATGGGTGAAGTCGCGCCGCTCGAGTGTTTCTTCCCATCCCAGTACTTCAAGGTCGCCGGAGGTTTCTTCAGCAACTTCTCAGGTGGTGGTTGGATGAAGAAATGTGCATCATCGTGCAAGGTTTTGTTTGTGAAAGTATTCACGCACTTGACTCGCAAGGACCTCAGTCCTTTGGGGACTTTCAGGGCATATGGGTACTCCAAAGGGAACATGGTTCGACTGGATATCTTGACCCTCCAACGCCCCTTGATTTTAATCCGGAACCAATAGCACTTTATCTGCCAGTCGTGGGTCAGATCGCTTTCCTGTAAGATTCTGTCGATGTCGCGGGACAGCTTAAGGTACCAATCCCCGTTCGCCACCTCCGTTCGGAACCAGGTCTGATGGGTGCACTTCAGATAGAACCTCTTGTCCTCCCACTCCCAGTCGGTGTACTTGGCAATGGTCGGGTTCATCACATCCATGGCTATAATGCGACATCCGTCGGTGTTCACAAAGAATGCATTATGTATTTTTCCGCCAGTCTCGTAGAACTGCGTATCCAAAAACAGCAGGGCGTAGAGGGCGATGGTCGTCAGGATCACGCCCAAGACCAGCTTTCGAAAGCTCCTTTCGCCCATATCTAAGCGGTATAGGATACCGTTAGGGATAACcgatgtttaattttaaaaaagttgaTTAATAGGCTGGTAATGTCAATGCTCACTACGATTGGAAGAACTTTGCCGAGGAGTGAGTAGAATTTGATAGGTTTAAACAACTATTCGCGCAAGGGCTTCTATTATTGACAGTTTGAAAACGTTTAACACAAGTTAAGGGTATACAAATCCTTCATGTATATGCCTTTCCTTTTTCAATAGCAAGTACCTTTATGGAAAACTTCGAGTTTCGCAAAGTGTGCGATGGAAACTTTCCACGCGGTGCCGCAATGTTTGCCGtcaaataaaatgccatttcTCGcctccacatcctcatccacatccacctgGTGGCTAACCAGGTGCCAACAGTCGTTTCGTTTGGTTCCACTGCAGTTGCTAAAGTCTGAAAAGAAATGCGACAGCTGCAAGTCATCAACTCGACAGCGTCAGGAGAATTCGCAACAAAGTGCCAAAAGAGCTTTGGGGGGAAAGTGGCGGAAAAGGATGGAGATCCTGCGCTCCTGTCTCatatttttgtcattttccCAGGCGCCATTTTGTTGGCTAGCAATTTAATTCTATATTTTATGCAGTCGAAATGCGCGCGGAGCATGCGACAAAAAAGTATGTTCTCCTCTTCGTCCTTTGGTTCAGATCCTGAGTTTTGCCACTGCTTCTGGCCAACTGCTGCTGACTCAAGGGGTTAACGGAATGAGGCCGACAAGGGTTAAGGTTCGCGGAGCTGATTTCCTAAGGGTCAGACTAAAGTCAAACCTGCTGGCGGCATTGTCATATTATTTTTGGCGAATGAAAGCCAAATGAATAATGACGTGCATCCAACAAGTtctgattttaaaataactaGCAAGTTTAAAGTTGTAGTAATCTTGCCGTTAAATAACTCGGAagtatatgaaaaatatttaattagaattCTATTAACAAATTATTGACAAATAAGTACAATGGGGTATAGAGTTATCATCTTCTTCTTACACCGTGaatgttttgaaaacattGCTATCTTTTTTccatagaaaatataaaagaatctgtttataaaatgtatttaagaaTTTACTAGGAAATGAAACGTTGGGCCGCACATCTGATAAGACACATGATTATAATGCTGTTCACACTTACTGAAAGAAATCATTCAGTATCCTTGAAATGCATTGATTCCCATGTTGGCATCTGAACATATGAGGTGAAATCGTACGTAATGAGTCGGGGCGCCAAGAAACCACCGTAGCCATTTTGACCCTTATAGTAAATGCCAATTCCGGATAGTGGAACCGGTGGCTCCGATACTACGTCCTGAATATCGATGAAGGGCACCGTTCTTTGGGCAGCATCCTGGATGAAGCCCGTGTTGGTGAACTCGATGAACTGATTGTCACTTGGGTAAGGTATCGAGAGCACTGAGGACTTAGTGGATACCTGGGCGTCCATCAGTGGCAATTTCTCCCTGCAGGACAAGTCAGTGATGAATCACATATATTTCCCAATTGTTGTAGATACTTACCTCGGCTGATCGGTGCCCATGGAGATCCAGTGGCTGGTCTTCTTCGGATCGACGAGCTTTCCGCTTTCAAACTCCACCGCCGTGAACTGGGCCTCCAGTTGAAGATGGGCTCCAAACACTCGGAATCGCAGGCCGGTAACCactgaatttattttcgcattcaGATCACCCAGATCAATGGATCGTTTTTGGTAGGTTAGTGTATGGTAGTCAACGTTTTCAGACACATCCTTGTCGGATATGGAGTACGAATCCACGGGTTTCCACAGAAGTGTGGTCTCGTTGATGGCTCCAAGGGGCAGAAGTTCACCTTCCTGAATTTGCAGGTGGAAAATTcgattcctcttcacaaatcGAAGCCCCACCACGACCCTGTAAGGTCCAGATTGGACATAGCCTGAATGTACATAAGCAGTATACTAACCTGTTGTTATCCACATCGGCGATCACAGGACGCAGGTTGAAGTACCGATCCGATTGAGGACTCTGATCATCGCACAAGCAAAGGCAGTAGCTGCATTCCATGATAAGCCACCGATTCCAACTCTTTGCACTGGTTAACCACGAGGCACAAGGCTTCTCATTGCCATGAACAAGACCAC encodes:
- the LOC6730610 gene encoding uncharacterized protein LOC6730610, with product MGERSFRKLVLGVILTTIALYALLFLDTQFYETGGKIHNAFFVNTDGCRIIAMDVMNPTIAKYTDWEWEDKRFYLKCTHQTWFRTEVANGDWYLKLSRDIDRILQESDLTHDWQIKCYWFRIKIKGRWRVKISSRTMFPLEYPYALKVPKGLRSLRVKCVNTFTNKTLHDDAHFFIQPPPEKLLKKPPATLKYWDGKKHSSGATSPISVMILGLDSVSHLNLLRQMPRTVRYMRQNMSQVEFWGFNKIGTNTYPNLIALLTGLSAAESEAYWVRQECMDNLPLIWKEFKRAGYNTSFAEDMAIYSMFYFGKPGFKRPTTDNNLHDFMVDLYIKRQASSVSDTHCMGERAFMDILLEMNDRLLPHTQRYPFFSFYWWANGFHEFFNSPRLADGRFERLLRSLDDAGITNNTIIFFMSDHGLRWGLFRSSFQGMIEDSQPFLSVMYPKWMGFKYPMAIKSLVGNAHSLVTTYDLYETLKHILDPSSLEDTSITQKTEELWKLKGSQTPRAVSLFLPIPPWRNCNTSHIPSKFCLCHKQISIPESNRVVTKSASIIIDYVNQLMAEYPVCIPLQLDSIESAYYAAPQRDNDFYIENGHKNVYPEKGPFWKKQKYEDRDIVVRLKAKPGNAYFEGMTRRQGSKLSVVGEVVRMGGEGNRNNDCIDNPLLEPFCHCAL